A section of the Thermococcus sp. 21S7 genome encodes:
- a CDS encoding class I SAM-dependent methyltransferase — MSHYYSEEPNVPLKTKTIEVCLRGQCFRFITASGVFSFGKLDRGTELLIESMILDEDWRVLDLGCGYGAIGIVASRFVGHVVMTDVNRRAVSIARKNLKINGVRNAEVRWGSLYEPVRGEKFDAIITNPPVHAGKEVLREIVINAPRHLNDGGLLQLVIKTKQGAKYIKALMDDHFTEVRELAKGSGYRVYAGIA; from the coding sequence ATGAGCCACTACTACTCCGAGGAGCCCAATGTCCCGCTGAAGACGAAGACCATAGAGGTCTGCCTCAGGGGGCAGTGCTTCAGGTTCATCACAGCGAGCGGTGTCTTTTCCTTCGGGAAGCTAGACAGGGGAACGGAGTTGCTCATAGAGAGCATGATACTCGATGAGGACTGGCGCGTCCTCGACCTGGGCTGCGGCTATGGGGCGATAGGAATAGTGGCATCGCGCTTCGTGGGCCATGTCGTCATGACCGACGTGAACAGAAGGGCCGTCAGCATAGCGAGGAAAAATTTAAAAATCAACGGCGTTAGAAACGCCGAGGTGAGATGGGGAAGCCTCTACGAACCCGTTAGGGGCGAAAAGTTCGACGCAATCATCACTAATCCCCCGGTGCACGCGGGGAAGGAAGTGCTGAGGGAAATAGTTATAAACGCTCCCCGGCATCTCAACGATGGAGGCCTCCTGCAGCTGGTGATTAAGACGAAGCAGGGGGCAAAGTATATTAAGGCTCTAATGGATGACCACTTCACCGAAGTGAGAGAGCTGGCTAAGGGGAGCGGCTACCGCGTGTATGCCGGGATCGCCTAG